The following proteins are encoded in a genomic region of Porphyrobacter sp. CACIAM 03H1:
- the gcvPA gene encoding aminomethyl-transferring glycine dehydrogenase subunit GcvPA, which produces MRYLPLTDTDRQAMLAKIGAASIDDLFVDVPEVARLDGPIHGLPMHASEMAVERHMKALAAKNLVAGEVPFFLGAGAYRHHVPASVDTIIQRGEFLTAYTPYQPEIAQGTLQMLFEFQTQVARLYGCAVANASLYDGSTACWEAVAMATRVTKRKRAVLSGALHPHYAQVVKTMAHFTGDEIADALPAITAEPDLDGLIARIDEETACVVVQYPDILGRISDLTPVAEAAHAKGALLIVVNTEPVALGAIRSPGEMGADIVVGEGQSLGVGLQFGGPYLGLFAVRDPKHVRQMPGRLCGETVDAEGKRGFVLTLSTREQHIRREKATSNICTNSGLCALAFTVHMTLLGERGLRELAAENHRLACLAADRLARVPGVEVLNNAFFNEFTLMLGGKPARAIIRDLADRGVLGGVSLGRLYPGVEALEHALLVAVTETTTEEDIERLAQELEASIKETV; this is translated from the coding sequence ATGCGCTACCTTCCTTTGACCGACACCGACCGGCAGGCGATGCTGGCGAAAATCGGCGCCGCGAGCATCGATGATCTGTTCGTCGATGTGCCGGAGGTCGCCCGTCTCGACGGGCCGATCCACGGGCTGCCGATGCACGCGAGCGAGATGGCGGTCGAACGCCACATGAAGGCGTTGGCGGCGAAGAACCTGGTGGCAGGCGAGGTGCCCTTCTTCCTCGGCGCGGGGGCGTACCGGCACCATGTTCCGGCGAGCGTCGACACCATCATCCAGCGCGGCGAGTTCCTGACCGCCTACACGCCCTACCAGCCCGAAATCGCGCAGGGCACGCTGCAGATGCTGTTCGAGTTCCAGACGCAGGTCGCCCGCCTCTATGGCTGCGCGGTGGCGAACGCCTCGCTCTATGACGGGTCGACCGCCTGCTGGGAGGCGGTGGCGATGGCGACCCGCGTGACCAAAAGGAAGCGCGCGGTGCTCTCGGGCGCGCTGCATCCGCACTATGCGCAAGTGGTGAAGACGATGGCGCACTTCACGGGTGACGAGATCGCCGATGCGCTCCCCGCGATCACCGCCGAACCGGATCTCGATGGCCTGATTGCCCGCATCGACGAGGAAACCGCCTGCGTCGTGGTGCAGTATCCCGACATTCTCGGCCGCATCTCCGACCTGACGCCGGTCGCCGAGGCCGCCCACGCCAAGGGCGCGCTTCTGATCGTCGTCAACACCGAACCCGTGGCACTCGGCGCGATCAGATCCCCGGGCGAGATGGGCGCCGACATCGTGGTGGGCGAGGGACAGTCGCTGGGCGTCGGCCTGCAATTCGGCGGGCCCTACCTCGGCCTCTTCGCGGTGCGCGATCCCAAGCACGTGCGCCAGATGCCGGGCCGCCTGTGCGGCGAGACCGTGGATGCCGAGGGCAAGCGCGGCTTCGTGCTCACCCTCTCGACCCGCGAGCAGCACATCCGCCGCGAGAAGGCGACCAGCAACATCTGCACCAACTCGGGGCTGTGTGCGCTCGCCTTCACCGTGCACATGACGCTGCTGGGCGAGCGCGGCCTGCGCGAGCTGGCGGCGGAGAACCACCGCCTAGCCTGCCTCGCCGCCGACCGCCTCGCCAGGGTGCCGGGCGTGGAAGTGCTCAACAATGCCTTCTTCAACGAATTCACGCTGATGCTGGGCGGCAAGCCCGCGCGCGCCATCATCCGCGACCTAGCGGATCGCGGCGTGCTCGGCGGGGTGTCGCTCGGGCGGCTCTACCCGGGGGTCGAGGCGTTAGAGCACGCGCTGCTGGTCGCCGTCACCGAGACCACCACCGAGGAGGACATCGAGCGCCTCGCGCAGGAGCTGGAAGCCAGCATCAAGGAGACCGTGTGA
- the gcvPB gene encoding aminomethyl-transferring glycine dehydrogenase subunit GcvPB: MNAPNKSGWKPEMQVSDDCFHGGPATVTGNRGLMLEEPLLFEIGRADVTGVDLPPVDPAAPVRLGGLARSEAIGLVGLTEPETVRHYTRLSRQNYGIDLGFFPLGSCTMKHNPRLNEKMARLPGFADIHPLAPQNAVQGALEVIHQLGQWLCTLTGMPAVAMSPKAGAHGELCGILAIRAAHEARGDAREVVLVPESAHGTNPATAAFAGYRVEDIPATPEGRVDVAALKARLGPDVAGVMITNPNTCGLFEKDFREIADAVHAAGGYVYCDGANFNAIVGKVRPGDLGVDAMHINLHKTFSTPHGGGGPGSGPVVLSEALAPFAPLPFVRKDDAGGFYLVEEENREERGPSFGRMTAFHGQMGMFTRALTYMLSHGADGLKQVAEDAVLNANYILRSMEDILHAPFGASGPCMHEALFGDKDFTNGLSTLDVAKGLIDEGYHPMTVYFPLVVHGAMLVEPTETESKAAIDQFIAAFRGVVERALEGDEALKQAPYYSPRRRLDETAAARKPKLAYEG, from the coding sequence ATGAACGCCCCCAACAAGAGCGGCTGGAAGCCCGAGATGCAGGTGTCCGACGACTGTTTCCACGGCGGCCCGGCCACCGTCACCGGCAATCGCGGGCTGATGCTGGAAGAACCGCTGCTGTTCGAAATCGGCCGTGCCGACGTGACCGGCGTCGATCTGCCGCCGGTCGATCCGGCTGCGCCCGTGCGCCTTGGCGGGCTTGCCCGCTCGGAGGCGATCGGCCTTGTCGGCCTGACCGAGCCCGAGACCGTGCGCCACTACACCCGCCTGTCGCGCCAGAACTACGGGATCGACCTCGGCTTCTTCCCGCTGGGTTCGTGCACCATGAAGCACAACCCGCGCCTCAACGAGAAGATGGCGCGCCTGCCGGGCTTTGCGGATATCCACCCGCTCGCGCCGCAGAACGCGGTGCAGGGGGCGCTGGAGGTGATCCACCAGCTCGGCCAGTGGCTCTGCACCCTCACCGGGATGCCCGCCGTGGCCATGAGCCCCAAGGCGGGCGCCCATGGCGAGCTGTGCGGCATTCTCGCGATCCGCGCCGCCCACGAGGCGCGCGGTGACGCGCGCGAGGTGGTGCTGGTGCCCGAGAGCGCCCACGGCACCAACCCCGCCACCGCCGCCTTTGCCGGTTACCGCGTCGAGGACATCCCCGCGACCCCCGAAGGCCGCGTCGATGTGGCCGCGCTCAAGGCCCGCCTCGGTCCGGACGTGGCCGGGGTGATGATCACCAACCCCAACACCTGCGGCCTCTTCGAGAAGGACTTCCGCGAGATCGCCGACGCGGTCCACGCGGCGGGCGGATACGTCTATTGCGACGGGGCCAACTTCAACGCCATCGTCGGCAAGGTGCGCCCGGGCGACCTTGGCGTGGATGCCATGCACATCAACCTCCACAAGACCTTCTCTACCCCGCATGGCGGCGGCGGGCCGGGTTCGGGGCCGGTGGTGCTGTCCGAGGCGCTCGCGCCCTTCGCGCCGCTGCCTTTCGTGCGCAAGGACGATGCCGGTGGCTTCTACCTCGTCGAGGAGGAAAACCGCGAGGAGCGCGGCCCCAGCTTCGGCCGCATGACCGCCTTCCACGGCCAGATGGGCATGTTCACCCGCGCGCTCACCTACATGCTCAGCCACGGGGCCGACGGCCTCAAGCAGGTCGCCGAGGATGCGGTGCTCAACGCCAACTACATCCTGCGCAGCATGGAGGACATCCTCCACGCCCCCTTCGGCGCGAGCGGGCCGTGCATGCACGAGGCGCTGTTCGGCGATAAGGACTTCACCAATGGCCTCTCGACGCTCGATGTCGCCAAGGGCCTGATCGACGAGGGCTACCACCCGATGACGGTCTATTTCCCGCTGGTGGTCCACGGCGCGATGCTGGTCGAGCCGACCGAGACCGAGAGCAAGGCCGCGATCGACCAGTTCATCGCCGCCTTCCGCGGTGTGGTGGAACGCGCGCTGGAAGGGGACGAGGCGCTGAAGCAGGCGCCCTACTACTCCCCCCGCCGCCGCCTCGACGAGACGGCTGCGGCGCGGAAGCCGAAGCTGGCGTATGAGGGGTGA
- a CDS encoding lipopolysaccharide biosynthesis protein — MKRVFANMGWLLGGRGFNAVLSLIYLAIAARTLGTEGFGHFALIIALAQAMVGFSSFQTWQFIVRWGADPDAPGVDLARAREATGFAVGLDLISVVGGSLVSVLVVMTAPLWLDVPRELLWLALFFCVVSLATIRTTPTGILRLHSAYGKATGAEAVQPVVRTLGSVLAWWLMPDVTGFILAYAASEILTFLALWVVAARVQPVSLASVSLRTIPARHRDAWRFVWSTNMSGSLAVAGKQVMILLVGTFGGAYLAGGFRIANQLGVALIALAQTISKAILPELVQSRDGAVEIARRMANIAAMAGVTAVVTAILFGRQGIALVAGEQFTGFYWAMIILSIAGAVELVGASLESLLVSAGKAHVAFLVRLFPTILALLMLEMAIDWKGAQGAGFAVLGSSILAVVGFYVAIVNLRQFRLVVEPDEEGADQRPAPPKI; from the coding sequence ATGAAGCGGGTCTTCGCCAACATGGGCTGGCTGCTGGGCGGACGCGGATTCAACGCGGTGCTGAGCCTCATCTACCTCGCGATCGCCGCCCGCACGCTCGGGACCGAGGGCTTCGGCCATTTCGCCCTCATCATCGCGCTGGCGCAGGCGATGGTCGGCTTCTCGAGCTTCCAGACCTGGCAGTTCATCGTGCGCTGGGGGGCGGACCCGGACGCGCCCGGCGTCGATCTCGCCCGCGCGCGCGAGGCGACGGGCTTTGCCGTCGGGCTCGATCTGATCTCGGTGGTCGGCGGATCGCTGGTGTCGGTGCTGGTGGTGATGACCGCGCCGCTGTGGCTCGACGTGCCGCGCGAGCTGTTATGGCTGGCCCTGTTCTTCTGCGTCGTCTCACTGGCGACGATCCGCACCACGCCTACGGGCATCCTGCGCCTCCATTCGGCCTATGGCAAGGCGACCGGGGCAGAGGCGGTGCAGCCGGTGGTGCGCACGCTCGGCTCGGTGCTGGCATGGTGGCTGATGCCGGACGTGACCGGCTTCATCCTCGCCTATGCGGCCTCGGAGATCCTGACCTTCCTCGCGCTGTGGGTGGTGGCCGCCCGGGTGCAGCCGGTGAGCCTCGCCTCGGTGAGCCTGCGGACCATCCCCGCGCGGCACCGCGACGCGTGGCGCTTCGTGTGGTCGACCAATATGTCGGGCAGCCTCGCGGTGGCGGGCAAGCAGGTGATGATCCTGCTGGTCGGCACCTTCGGCGGGGCCTATCTCGCGGGCGGCTTCCGCATCGCCAACCAGCTGGGCGTGGCCCTGATCGCGCTCGCGCAGACGATCTCCAAGGCGATCCTGCCCGAGCTCGTCCAGTCGCGCGACGGGGCGGTCGAGATCGCGCGGCGCATGGCCAACATCGCCGCGATGGCCGGGGTGACGGCGGTGGTGACCGCGATCCTGTTCGGCCGCCAGGGCATCGCGCTGGTCGCGGGCGAGCAGTTCACCGGCTTCTACTGGGCGATGATCATCCTCTCGATCGCCGGCGCGGTCGAACTGGTCGGAGCGAGCCTCGAGAGCCTGCTGGTCTCGGCCGGCAAGGCGCATGTCGCCTTCCTCGTACGGCTGTTCCCGACGATCCTCGCGCTGCTGATGCTGGAAATGGCGATCGACTGGAAAGGTGCGCAGGGGGCGGGCTTTGCGGTGCTCGGCTCGAGCATCCTTGCGGTGGTCGGCTTCTACGTGGCGATCGTGAACCTCAGGCAGTTCCGGCTGGTGGTGGAGCCGGACGAGGAAGGGGCGGACCAGCGGCCCGCCCCTCCAAAAATCTGA
- a CDS encoding NTP transferase domain-containing protein, which yields MESCRKVTALVLAGKRAGALDPLAARAGVAQKAVVPVGGVPMIERVVQQVAACPDVGAIRIVAHEQGEIAALPTIAALMRAGRLSFVAGHHNLVDSVVAGAEGAAFPVMITTADNCLVTPEGYGEFIAGCRAAQADGAAGLAREEDVKAADPQGQQRFYKFRDGGYSNCNLYWLGSERAVKAAEIWREGGQFVKFPRRIIKAFGLLNLVRFMLGNGTKEKLFTQISRRFGLQLVPVVLSDGHYAIDVDNETTFAVTEKILICRERKEAVAPRVSAAH from the coding sequence ATGGAGAGTTGCAGGAAAGTCACCGCCCTCGTCCTGGCTGGCAAGCGCGCCGGCGCGCTTGACCCTCTCGCGGCGCGGGCGGGTGTGGCGCAGAAGGCGGTCGTGCCCGTGGGCGGCGTGCCGATGATCGAGCGCGTGGTGCAGCAGGTCGCCGCCTGCCCCGATGTCGGCGCGATCCGGATCGTCGCCCACGAGCAGGGAGAGATCGCCGCCCTGCCCACCATCGCCGCGCTCATGCGGGCGGGCCGGCTGTCCTTCGTCGCGGGCCATCACAATCTGGTCGACTCCGTCGTGGCGGGAGCCGAGGGGGCGGCCTTTCCGGTCATGATCACCACCGCAGACAACTGCCTCGTGACGCCCGAGGGCTACGGCGAATTCATTGCCGGATGCCGCGCCGCACAGGCCGATGGCGCGGCAGGGCTCGCGCGGGAGGAGGACGTCAAGGCCGCCGATCCGCAGGGCCAGCAGCGTTTCTACAAGTTCCGCGACGGGGGCTATTCCAACTGCAACCTCTACTGGCTGGGCAGCGAGCGCGCGGTCAAGGCGGCGGAAATCTGGCGCGAGGGCGGGCAGTTCGTGAAGTTCCCGCGCCGCATCATCAAGGCCTTCGGGCTTCTCAACCTCGTCCGCTTCATGCTCGGCAACGGCACCAAGGAGAAGCTCTTCACGCAGATTTCCCGCCGCTTCGGGCTCCAGCTCGTCCCGGTGGTGCTATCGGACGGCCACTATGCCATCGACGTCGACAACGAAACGACCTTTGCGGTGACGGAAAAAATCCTTATCTGCCGCGAACGCAAAGAGGCTGTCGCACCTCGCGTATCTGCTGCTCACTGA